The Thermoplasmata archaeon genome window below encodes:
- a CDS encoding ribbon-helix-helix domain-containing protein, translating to MMTGDDKLVRETSSSGEGGIEYRATIRFPRKDYEFMQMLIDKGEYTNITEIVRDAVKRFRLEWSDAEAMQGYMPMFTMRGRMMPMMRMMMQQMSDTSRDGKRKRD from the coding sequence ATGATGACAGGGGATGACAAATTGGTCCGAGAGACTTCGTCTTCGGGGGAGGGGGGCATCGAGTACCGGGCCACCATCCGGTTCCCCAGGAAGGACTATGAATTCATGCAGATGCTCATTGATAAAGGAGAGTATACCAACATAACCGAAATCGTGCGCGACGCTGTGAAGAGGTTCAGGCTGGAGTGGAGCGACGCCGAGGCGATGCAGGGGTACATGCCCATGTTCACGATGAGGGGGAGGATGATGCCGATGATGAGAATGATGATGCAGCAGATGTCCGACACGAGCAGGGACGGGAAGAGGAAGAGGGACTAG
- a CDS encoding sialidase family protein — MRRKKRLTALALVAALLMLLLGASTYRFAPPEKAPPPPPAKPRYPFVDNVTNAYNFPLTTGPRPSAETHVAVNPRDPNNIVVASNDMNNPSQDVWLHYYTTKDGGKTWSDGRVPGYRGGPPSVLTGFGTACDPSLGFDMNNNVYLAGVGYNRHTYLHTGRANCIFVARSSNGGDSFDQVSIVHTSMSNTLQFNDKEWLAVDLNNGNVYVTWTIFVGNVIGTIVFSRSTDQGRTWTPPKKLADVTADLNAQGSFVAVDRNSTIHVVWRDFSDDTIHYTRSRDYGDTWEPVRAIAQMDPPPSPLPNSTYRVPTMPVMAIDNSDGPYGGSIYLAWNDDRLGDSDVFLTYSRDLGDTWSESYVRVNNDEEGNGADQFFPAIAISEQGWVHLMFYDRRYDPNHTLLGVTYAVSVDGGQNFTINLNVSDTLFNGDYGGRAYWTELLPGGDVGFVGDYLGIGVNNRTAFLTWCDCRNATPDDGNSDIYAAMVVFAGAEGSVNDTYNYLLKSGS, encoded by the coding sequence GTGAGGAGAAAAAAGAGGCTTACTGCGCTCGCGCTCGTAGCTGCGCTCTTAATGCTCTTGCTCGGTGCCTCCACTTATCGGTTCGCACCCCCGGAAAAGGCTCCGCCCCCACCGCCGGCGAAGCCGAGGTACCCGTTCGTGGACAACGTTACAAACGCCTACAACTTTCCTCTGACGACCGGACCACGACCCTCGGCCGAGACCCATGTTGCTGTCAACCCGCGGGACCCGAACAACATTGTCGTCGCTTCGAATGACATGAATAACCCGTCGCAGGACGTTTGGCTCCATTATTACACTACAAAGGACGGGGGAAAAACATGGAGCGATGGCAGGGTTCCGGGTTACCGGGGGGGCCCGCCATCAGTGCTCACGGGTTTCGGCACCGCCTGCGACCCCTCTCTTGGGTTCGACATGAATAATAATGTCTATCTGGCGGGGGTGGGATACAACAGGCACACCTACCTCCATACAGGCAGGGCTAACTGTATCTTCGTTGCCCGGTCGTCCAATGGAGGAGATTCATTCGACCAGGTCTCAATCGTTCACACCTCGATGTCCAACACCCTCCAGTTCAACGACAAGGAGTGGCTCGCAGTGGACCTCAACAACGGTAATGTTTACGTTACATGGACAATATTCGTCGGCAATGTCATCGGGACAATCGTTTTCAGCCGCTCGACCGACCAGGGCAGGACCTGGACGCCACCAAAAAAGCTTGCCGACGTTACCGCGGACCTGAACGCCCAGGGCTCATTCGTCGCCGTAGATAGGAACAGCACCATTCACGTTGTTTGGAGGGACTTCTCCGACGACACAATCCACTACACGAGATCCCGCGATTACGGCGACACTTGGGAGCCGGTGAGGGCCATCGCGCAGATGGACCCGCCGCCCTCGCCCCTCCCCAACAGCACCTATAGGGTCCCGACGATGCCGGTGATGGCCATTGACAATAGTGATGGTCCCTACGGAGGCAGCATATACCTCGCCTGGAACGACGACCGCCTTGGCGACTCGGACGTCTTTCTCACGTACAGCCGCGACCTCGGCGATACATGGAGCGAGAGCTACGTCAGGGTCAACAACGACGAGGAGGGGAACGGGGCGGATCAGTTCTTCCCAGCCATCGCAATCTCAGAGCAGGGCTGGGTCCACCTGATGTTCTATGATCGTCGATATGACCCGAACCACACCTTGCTCGGTGTCACCTACGCGGTCTCCGTTGACGGCGGCCAGAATTTTACAATCAACCTGAACGTGAGCGACACTCTATTCAACGGCGATTACGGTGGCAGGGCCTACTGGACGGAGCTTCTGCCCGGGGGAGACGTCGGGTTCGTGGGAGACTATCTTGGCATCGGCGTTAACAACCGGACCGCTTTCTTGACATGGTGCGACTGTCGCAACGCCACCCCCGACGACGGAAACTCCGACATCTACGCGGCCATGGTGGTTTTTGCTGGAGCGGAGGGGTCCGTAAACGACACCTACAATTATCTTCTAAAGTCCGGAAGCTGA